The following are encoded in a window of Saccharothrix longispora genomic DNA:
- a CDS encoding metal ABC transporter permease has protein sequence MTAFPDFPTAPWQYDFWRRALLVALMSGLVCGVIGSHVVLRGTAFIGDAVSHAVLPGIAASFGLGIVILSTAPGYGGSLESFLFGSILGISDSDVVPVALIGAAVLLCRLFAPRHGLLARTRRTAARTALPASGQPLPTASGWMMCTRPSPMPVTFGLRPS, from the coding sequence GTGACCGCGTTCCCGGACTTCCCGACCGCGCCGTGGCAGTACGACTTCTGGCGTCGCGCGCTGCTGGTGGCGCTGATGTCGGGCCTGGTCTGCGGCGTGATCGGCAGCCACGTCGTGCTGCGCGGCACGGCGTTCATCGGCGACGCCGTCTCGCACGCCGTCCTCCCCGGCATCGCAGCCTCCTTCGGCCTCGGCATCGTCATCCTCAGCACCGCCCCCGGCTACGGGGGCTCGCTGGAGTCGTTCCTGTTCGGCTCGATCCTGGGCATCAGCGACTCCGACGTGGTCCCGGTCGCGCTGATCGGCGCGGCGGTCCTGCTGTGCCGGCTGTTCGCGCCGCGCCACGGCCTGCTCGCCCGGACCCGCCGGACCGCCGCCCGCACCGCCCTCCCGGCGAGCGGTCAACCGTTGCCGACCGCCTCCGGCTGGATGATGTGCACCCGGCCTTCGCCGATGCCGGTGACGTTCGGCTTGAGACCGTCGTAG
- a CDS encoding M28 family peptidase, whose product MRIVAFVLLSALLFPVPVAATTSNTWLAQRLSHSVSTRDAMASVRAFDAAARAGGGNRAPGSPGFQMSREHLEGVLERAGYRVTTQSVPYREFTVDTESLITSAGARVRVLMAQYAPSTRVEGSIARVTASGCAPADYPPGTAIAVAPSGACTTAAKTIAASEAGVRALLVYDPSPVADSVIRRQATGAVLPVAFVSRRDGESLSGSGVLELSGRSSDATTVNVFAETAGGRADHVVMAGAHLDSGEDGPGINDNATSVSALVETAVRLAPHQHRVENRVRFAFWGAEELINVGSTHYVATRTPEELAAIRLYLNWELIASPNFVRFVVDGDDSDHPDVGAPAGPPGSGVVEAVLTRGYRVQGLPFRTADLGDIRSDQEPFARAGVPVGGAFGGVRGIKTADEAAVFGGVAGQPYDPCYHQPCDDLSNVHVRALGEAMRAMAWAVGRFAVDDDLDG is encoded by the coding sequence ATGCGCATTGTTGCTTTCGTCCTGCTGTCAGCCCTGCTCTTTCCCGTTCCCGTCGCGGCCACCACGTCGAACACCTGGTTGGCGCAGCGGTTGTCCCATTCGGTGAGCACCCGTGACGCCATGGCCTCGGTGCGTGCCTTCGACGCCGCGGCCCGGGCCGGAGGTGGCAACCGGGCACCGGGTTCACCCGGTTTCCAGATGTCCCGGGAACACCTGGAAGGCGTTCTCGAACGCGCCGGCTACCGGGTGACCACGCAATCCGTTCCTTATCGCGAGTTCACCGTCGACACCGAATCCCTGATCACCTCGGCCGGTGCCCGGGTGCGGGTCCTCATGGCCCAGTACGCGCCGTCGACACGGGTGGAGGGCTCCATCGCCCGCGTGACCGCGTCCGGGTGCGCCCCCGCCGACTACCCGCCGGGCACCGCCATCGCGGTCGCGCCCAGCGGTGCCTGCACGACCGCGGCGAAGACGATCGCGGCCTCGGAAGCCGGTGTGCGCGCCCTGCTGGTCTACGACCCGTCGCCGGTGGCCGACTCGGTGATCCGCCGCCAGGCCACCGGGGCCGTGCTACCGGTGGCGTTCGTCAGCCGGCGCGACGGGGAGTCGTTGTCCGGCAGCGGTGTCCTGGAGCTGAGCGGGCGGTCCTCCGACGCCACCACCGTCAACGTGTTCGCCGAAACCGCCGGGGGTCGGGCGGACCACGTCGTCATGGCGGGCGCCCACCTGGACAGCGGCGAGGACGGGCCGGGCATCAACGACAACGCCACCAGCGTCTCGGCGCTGGTGGAGACCGCCGTGCGGCTCGCACCGCACCAGCACCGCGTCGAGAACCGGGTGCGCTTCGCGTTCTGGGGCGCGGAGGAGCTGATCAACGTCGGCTCCACCCACTACGTCGCCACCCGCACGCCGGAGGAGCTGGCCGCGATCCGGCTCTACCTGAACTGGGAGCTGATCGCCTCGCCGAACTTCGTGCGGTTCGTGGTGGACGGCGACGACAGCGACCACCCGGACGTCGGCGCGCCCGCGGGGCCGCCCGGCTCCGGCGTGGTGGAGGCCGTGCTGACCCGGGGGTACCGCGTGCAGGGCCTGCCGTTCCGCACCGCCGACCTCGGCGACATCCGCTCCGACCAGGAGCCGTTCGCCCGCGCCGGCGTGCCGGTGGGCGGCGCGTTCGGCGGGGTTCGGGGCATCAAGACCGCCGACGAGGCCGCCGTGTTCGGCGGCGTCGCCGGTCAGCCCTACGACCCCTGTTACCACCAGCCGTGCGACGACCTGTCCAACGTGCACGTCCGCGCGTTGGGCGAGGCGATGCGCGCCATGGCCTGGGCCGTGGGGCGTTTCGCCGTGGACGACGACCTCGACGGGTGA
- a CDS encoding cytochrome P450, with translation MSSIFAPLSDAMLADPHAVYARLRAEDPVHRHEQLAAWVLTRHDDCTRVLKDTGAFGSDPRALGKPIPEQVLSVQTLDPPEHTAVRHRFVDAVRRQEVAGWADAVRRAAEELVGRLDGVVDLVTEVAEPLALRAVCALYGVPVPHDHEQLRSASRTLVLGMDSGLAPERRAPSLAARDALNAMIDRWRAAARPDGVLAAVPPDERVLRNSLRAVFDAGYSTTANLLGNAVAWLVGDGPCRGADLAALDGRGAEELIRLAGPVQVVSRHCKADVELRGRRLARGDVVVVVLAGANRDPEVFPDPDTADFTRNPNPHLGLGRGTHSCFGGHLGRQVLLALLHALGGVTRLEPAGVPVRRPTATQRGLDHLPVRVVR, from the coding sequence GTGAGCAGCATCTTCGCCCCGCTGTCGGACGCCATGCTCGCCGACCCGCACGCCGTGTACGCGCGCCTGCGGGCCGAGGACCCGGTGCACCGGCACGAGCAGCTGGCCGCCTGGGTGCTCACCCGGCACGACGACTGCACCCGCGTCCTCAAGGACACCGGCGCCTTCGGCTCGGACCCGAGGGCACTGGGGAAGCCGATCCCCGAGCAGGTGCTCAGCGTGCAGACCCTCGACCCGCCCGAGCACACCGCCGTGCGGCACCGGTTCGTCGACGCGGTCCGCCGCCAGGAGGTCGCGGGCTGGGCCGACGCCGTGCGGCGGGCGGCGGAGGAGCTGGTCGGCCGGCTCGACGGCGTGGTCGACCTCGTGACGGAGGTGGCCGAACCGCTCGCGCTGCGGGCGGTCTGCGCCCTCTACGGCGTGCCCGTGCCGCACGACCACGAACAGCTGCGGTCGGCCTCGCGCACGCTGGTGCTCGGCATGGACTCCGGCCTGGCCCCCGAGCGCCGGGCGCCCTCGCTGGCCGCCCGGGACGCGTTGAACGCGATGATCGACCGGTGGCGTGCCGCGGCCCGACCGGACGGCGTGCTGGCCGCGGTGCCGCCCGACGAGCGGGTGCTGCGCAACTCGCTGCGCGCGGTGTTCGACGCCGGCTACTCGACCACGGCCAACCTGCTCGGCAACGCGGTGGCGTGGCTGGTCGGGGACGGCCCGTGCCGAGGCGCGGACCTGGCGGCGCTGGACGGCCGCGGCGCCGAGGAGCTGATCCGGCTCGCCGGACCGGTGCAGGTCGTCAGCAGGCACTGCAAGGCGGACGTCGAGCTGCGCGGGCGGCGCCTGGCGCGGGGTGACGTGGTGGTGGTCGTGCTGGCCGGGGCCAACCGCGACCCCGAGGTCTTCCCCGACCCCGACACCGCGGACTTCACCCGCAACCCCAACCCGCACCTGGGGTTGGGCCGGGGCACGCACTCCTGCTTCGGCGGCCACCTGGGCAGGCAGGTGCTGCTGGCGCTGCTGCACGCGCTGGGCGGGGTGACGCGCCTCGAACCCGCCGGCGTCCCGGTGCGACGGCCGACCGCCACCCAGCGGGGGCTGGACCACCTGCCGGTGCGCGTGGTCCGGTGA
- a CDS encoding alpha/beta fold hydrolase yields MPERRARDVGQSRIEIAYERLGDPGTPPVLLVMGAGAQLVDWPDGFCRELVDRGVQVVRFDNRDAGRSTHFPDAPVPDFAAALAGDLSTASYALSDMAADAVGLLDVLGWGGAHVVGASLGGMIAQVLAIEHPGRVRSLTSMMSTTGEPGVGEADFSLFAELGPPPPEREAFVEWRVRTTRITASPVFTFDEAEVAERAGVVHDRGYDALGAQRQGLAAVATGDRTARLRSLDVPALVVHGTADRVIDLGGGHATADAVPDADLLLVNGMGHNLPRELWSELAERVVRLVERAEAASARHPADSRDGR; encoded by the coding sequence ATGCCGGAACGGAGAGCGCGGGACGTCGGCCAGTCCCGCATCGAGATCGCGTACGAGCGCCTGGGCGACCCCGGCACCCCGCCCGTCCTGCTGGTCATGGGCGCGGGCGCGCAGCTGGTCGACTGGCCGGACGGGTTCTGCCGGGAACTGGTGGATCGCGGTGTCCAGGTGGTCCGGTTCGACAACCGCGACGCCGGTCGGTCGACGCACTTCCCCGACGCGCCCGTGCCGGACTTCGCGGCGGCCCTGGCCGGCGACCTGTCGACGGCGTCCTACGCGTTGTCGGACATGGCGGCGGACGCCGTCGGGCTGCTCGACGTGCTCGGGTGGGGCGGGGCGCACGTCGTCGGGGCGTCGTTGGGAGGGATGATCGCGCAGGTCCTGGCGATCGAGCACCCCGGGCGGGTGCGGTCGTTGACGTCGATGATGTCGACCACCGGCGAGCCTGGTGTGGGTGAAGCCGACTTCTCTCTGTTCGCCGAACTGGGCCCGCCGCCGCCGGAGCGGGAGGCGTTCGTCGAGTGGCGGGTGCGGACCACGCGGATCACCGCGTCACCGGTCTTCACGTTCGACGAGGCCGAGGTCGCCGAGCGCGCCGGGGTCGTCCACGATCGGGGGTACGACGCCCTGGGCGCCCAGCGACAAGGGCTCGCGGCCGTGGCCACGGGCGACCGCACCGCACGGCTGCGATCGCTCGATGTGCCCGCGCTGGTCGTCCACGGCACCGCCGACCGCGTGATCGACCTCGGAGGCGGACATGCCACGGCGGACGCCGTTCCCGACGCGGATTTGTTGCTGGTGAACGGCATGGGCCACAACCTGCCTCGGGAACTGTGGTCCGAACTCGCCGAGCGCGTCGTCAGGCTGGTGGAACGCGCCGAAGCGGCCTCGGCCCGGCACCCTGCCGACAGCCGCGACGGGCGGTGA
- a CDS encoding nitroreductase family deazaflavin-dependent oxidoreductase, with protein sequence MSDWNAKVIEEFRANEGHVGGPFAGAPMVLVHHRGRKSGRELLTPMMYLPHDTDDEVIYVFASKAGAPENPDWYYNLTTAGRATVERGTDTYPVVVREVTGVERDQRYDEQARRYPGFAEYAQKTAGIRTIPVLELTRTTA encoded by the coding sequence ATGAGCGACTGGAATGCCAAGGTCATCGAGGAGTTCAGGGCGAACGAGGGGCACGTCGGCGGCCCGTTCGCCGGCGCTCCCATGGTGTTGGTCCACCACCGGGGTCGCAAGAGCGGACGTGAACTGCTCACCCCCATGATGTACCTGCCGCACGACACCGACGACGAGGTCATCTACGTCTTCGCCTCCAAGGCGGGGGCACCGGAGAACCCGGACTGGTACTACAACCTCACCACGGCGGGCCGCGCCACCGTCGAACGCGGCACCGACACCTACCCCGTGGTCGTCCGGGAGGTCACCGGTGTCGAGCGCGACCAGCGGTATGACGAACAGGCCCGCCGCTATCCCGGCTTCGCCGAGTACGCGCAGAAGACCGCCGGTATCCGCACCATTCCGGTCCTGGAACTCACCCGCACCACGGCGTAG
- a CDS encoding DUF6892 domain-containing protein, producing MSQSIPFADANFKLAVVQELMYDQDLLPRFDLREYAAEQGFTYDHGSVEAVPEALAYFEALEVPVELAEKITEIGMDGGNEVYLQIAPNWDGEDDLFDVDEFADLRHFPNLKSMTLLYTGNEEALEMLRARGIDADWV from the coding sequence ATGAGCCAGTCGATCCCGTTCGCCGACGCCAACTTCAAGCTCGCCGTCGTCCAGGAGCTGATGTACGACCAGGACCTCCTGCCGAGGTTCGACCTGCGCGAGTACGCCGCCGAGCAGGGCTTCACCTACGACCACGGGAGCGTCGAGGCGGTGCCCGAGGCCCTGGCCTACTTCGAGGCGCTCGAGGTCCCCGTCGAGCTCGCGGAGAAGATCACCGAGATCGGGATGGACGGCGGCAACGAGGTCTACCTCCAGATCGCGCCGAACTGGGACGGCGAGGACGACCTGTTCGACGTCGACGAGTTCGCCGACCTGCGGCACTTCCCCAACCTGAAGTCGATGACGCTGCTCTACACGGGTAACGAGGAGGCGCTGGAGATGCTGCGTGCCCGTGGGATCGACGCGGACTGGGTCTGA